In Tsuneonella dongtanensis, a single window of DNA contains:
- a CDS encoding TetR/AcrR family transcriptional regulator, with translation MATRKRLSPEESRTSALEAARHLLIETGPQSVTLKAVSSRIGRTHANLLHHFGSASGLQKALAQHLAETVCDTIKDAVQASRAGLGSPREVVDLTFDAFDKEGAGALASWMLLTGNEDALDPIVEAIHELVDEIAPQEAQSHSGVLALHETTLTLVLMALGNALMGPALARSLGLPEATARERAERLLVVALARDPEPQP, from the coding sequence ATGGCCACTCGCAAGCGCCTCAGCCCCGAAGAATCGCGCACCAGCGCGCTCGAAGCCGCGCGCCATCTCCTGATCGAAACGGGCCCTCAGTCGGTGACGCTGAAGGCGGTTTCCTCTCGGATCGGCCGCACCCATGCCAACCTCCTGCACCATTTCGGTTCGGCATCAGGGCTGCAGAAGGCCTTGGCGCAGCACCTGGCCGAAACGGTCTGCGACACGATCAAGGATGCTGTGCAAGCAAGCAGGGCAGGCTTGGGTTCGCCGCGCGAAGTCGTGGATCTCACTTTCGATGCCTTCGACAAGGAAGGGGCCGGAGCGCTCGCCAGTTGGATGCTGCTGACGGGCAACGAGGATGCGCTCGACCCGATCGTCGAGGCGATTCACGAGCTGGTGGATGAGATCGCGCCGCAGGAGGCCCAGTCGCATTCGGGCGTCCTCGCTCTTCACGAAACGACGCTGACTTTGGTGCTTATGGCACTTGGCAATGCGCTGATGGGCCCGGCACTGGCGCGTTCGCTCGGGCTGCCCGAAGCGACTGCGCGCGAACGTGCCGAGCGACTTCTCGTTGTAGCGCTTGCCCGCGACCCCGAGCCGCAACCCTAA
- a CDS encoding S41 family peptidase — protein MSMGRTSLSLVIALSLTACGGGGSGGGGGTFGNAPTPTPSTSACTLSSRQDFAKAVIDEWYLFPSLVDNTVSKASHSTVQSYIDALVAPARVQSRDRFFTYITSIAEENAFINSGSSAGFGIRLAYDTSQNRVFVVESFEGAPALAAGIDRGTEIVAIGTSASNLQSVASLMASGGSSAVSNALGPSDAGVTRVLEIVNGSTRTTVTVTKTNFALDPVSNRYGAQILNDGGKRVGYINLRTFIDTADADLRSAFATFKSQGVTEVIVDVRYNGGGLVRIAELFGELMAADRVGQVFSYTTFRDSKASNNSTDLVMAQPQAIAATKIAFIGYGGTASASELVANSFIPYLGTNTALIGSNTFGKPVGQIAIDKAECDDRMRVVAFRTENSNRQGDYYTGLASVFPRTCRATDDISKQLGDPNEVAIKTALDFLAGRACTPIAGVSGQGTLSVQPSRELIYPAAPSAAQRDTPGLF, from the coding sequence ATGAGCATGGGTCGCACTTCGCTCTCGCTTGTAATTGCCCTGTCGCTGACAGCATGTGGCGGCGGCGGATCGGGCGGTGGTGGCGGAACCTTCGGCAATGCGCCGACCCCCACTCCGTCCACCAGCGCGTGCACGCTGTCATCGCGCCAGGATTTCGCCAAAGCGGTGATCGACGAATGGTATCTCTTTCCGAGCCTCGTCGATAACACCGTCAGCAAGGCCAGCCACTCGACCGTCCAGTCGTACATCGACGCACTCGTCGCGCCGGCGCGCGTGCAGTCGCGCGACCGTTTCTTCACTTACATCACCTCGATCGCCGAAGAGAACGCGTTCATCAATTCCGGGTCGAGCGCGGGGTTCGGCATTCGCCTGGCGTACGACACGTCCCAGAACCGCGTGTTCGTGGTGGAATCGTTCGAAGGCGCGCCGGCGCTTGCTGCCGGCATCGACCGCGGCACGGAGATCGTTGCGATCGGGACAAGCGCGTCGAACCTGCAATCGGTCGCTTCGCTCATGGCGAGCGGCGGGTCGTCGGCGGTTTCGAATGCGCTGGGTCCGTCGGACGCCGGCGTCACTCGCGTTCTTGAGATCGTCAACGGCAGCACGCGCACGACCGTGACGGTAACGAAAACCAATTTCGCGCTCGATCCGGTCTCGAACCGCTACGGCGCGCAGATCCTGAACGATGGCGGAAAGCGGGTCGGCTACATCAACCTGCGCACCTTCATCGATACCGCCGATGCCGACCTGCGCAGCGCGTTCGCAACGTTCAAGTCGCAGGGCGTGACCGAGGTCATCGTCGACGTGCGCTATAATGGCGGTGGTTTGGTCCGGATCGCCGAGCTTTTCGGAGAGTTGATGGCTGCCGACCGTGTCGGCCAGGTCTTCAGCTACACCACATTCCGCGACAGCAAGGCGAGCAACAACTCGACCGACCTCGTCATGGCGCAGCCCCAGGCCATTGCCGCGACGAAGATTGCGTTCATCGGCTATGGCGGCACAGCATCGGCGAGCGAACTCGTCGCGAACTCCTTCATCCCGTACCTCGGCACGAATACCGCGCTGATCGGCAGCAATACCTTCGGCAAGCCGGTGGGTCAGATCGCGATCGACAAGGCGGAATGCGACGACCGGATGCGTGTGGTTGCCTTCCGGACCGAGAATTCGAACCGGCAGGGCGACTACTACACCGGTCTGGCGAGCGTGTTCCCGCGCACGTGCCGTGCGACCGACGACATCAGCAAGCAGCTCGGCGATCCGAACGAGGTCGCGATCAAGACCGCGCTCGATTTTCTTGCAGGGCGCGCCTGCACGCCGATCGCCGGGGTATCGGGACAGGGCACGCTATCCGTGCAGCCGTCGAGGGAGCTGATCTATCCTGCGGCACCGTCGGCCGCACAGCGGGATACGCCGGGCCTGTTCTGA
- a CDS encoding SWIB/MDM2 domain-containing protein — MAGKNNALQKPVNLTGDLEAVVGKGPMTRAQVTSKVWDYIKKHGLQDSKDKRMINPDATLGKVTGSEQISMFKMTGAVSKHMS, encoded by the coding sequence ATGGCTGGCAAGAACAACGCGCTGCAGAAGCCGGTAAACCTGACCGGGGACCTCGAAGCGGTCGTCGGCAAGGGCCCGATGACGCGCGCCCAGGTTACCTCGAAGGTGTGGGACTACATCAAGAAGCACGGCCTTCAGGATTCGAAGGACAAGCGCATGATCAATCCCGACGCCACTCTCGGCAAGGTCACGGGCTCTGAGCAGATTTCGATGTTCAAGATGACCGGTGCTGTTTCGAAGCACATGAGCTGA
- a CDS encoding DoxX family protein, translating to MIRSALRWILAAFYAAAGYFHLAAPDPFLKITPDWVPAPATVVALTGVAELLGAAGLVQWRSKRLRRYAGMGLALYALCVWPANFNHFLIDLARPDGGLGLAYHLPRLAFQPVLIWLAMWAGEATDWPFARHGASAK from the coding sequence GTGATCCGCTCGGCGCTCCGCTGGATCCTGGCTGCCTTCTATGCGGCCGCGGGCTATTTCCACTTGGCCGCCCCCGATCCGTTTTTGAAGATCACGCCCGACTGGGTACCTGCACCGGCAACGGTCGTCGCGCTGACGGGGGTGGCCGAACTGCTGGGAGCCGCCGGGCTCGTCCAGTGGCGGTCGAAGCGCCTCCGCCGTTATGCCGGCATGGGACTGGCGCTCTATGCGCTGTGCGTCTGGCCGGCGAACTTCAACCACTTCCTGATCGATTTGGCGCGGCCGGATGGCGGCCTGGGGCTCGCCTATCATCTTCCCCGGCTCGCTTTTCAGCCGGTACTGATCTGGCTCGCGATGTGGGCGGGCGAAGCGACCGATTGGCCCTTCGCCCGCCACGGGGCCTCCGCGAAGTAG
- a CDS encoding DUF427 domain-containing protein encodes MPMQAVWNGRVIAEGENTVEIEGNHYFAREAVDERFLVPSTTTSVCPWKGTAHYYSLEVDGVRNPDAVWFYPDPKPAAAEIRDRLAFWKGVAVTRE; translated from the coding sequence ATGCCGATGCAAGCCGTATGGAACGGGCGCGTGATTGCCGAGGGCGAAAACACCGTCGAGATCGAGGGCAATCACTACTTCGCTCGCGAAGCGGTCGACGAACGCTTTTTGGTCCCTAGCACCACGACCAGTGTGTGCCCATGGAAAGGCACCGCGCACTACTATTCGCTCGAAGTTGACGGTGTGCGCAATCCGGACGCCGTATGGTTTTATCCCGACCCGAAACCGGCCGCAGCCGAAATTCGTGACAGGCTGGCATTCTGGAAGGGCGTGGCGGTGACCCGAGAGTGA
- a CDS encoding dipeptidase, with translation MRLTFASFTALCLVTATSAAFAQTPEQVAEAALRSTPVWDGHNDVPEQLRERYDNMIADFDFADTTDTADPEKNKGAMHTDLARIAKGRLGAQFWSVYVSAGLTEQQAVQATLEQIDVMKRLIARYPDRLELATTADGAAKAMKAGRVASLLGMEGGHSIGSSLAVLRQMHALGVRYMTITHSKNTPWADSATDTPKHDGLTPFGKDVIREMNRLGMLIDLSHVSEKTMIDTLDLTSVPVIFSHSGARAVNGHARNVPDSVLARLKANGGIVMTVGFPDFLSERRRQWSANQAAEKARLEALWRGNPVAVESGMAAWNAANPEVKATVSDWADHIDHVRKVAGIDHIGIGGDYDGMPSGPVGAEDAAGNPALFTELARRGYTRTELEKISGGNIARVMRAAEAYAAAHRDDRPIENPSLF, from the coding sequence ATGCGCCTTACTTTCGCGTCCTTCACAGCCTTGTGCCTCGTGACTGCAACATCGGCAGCATTTGCCCAGACACCGGAACAGGTTGCCGAAGCGGCGCTTCGTTCGACCCCCGTTTGGGACGGACACAACGACGTGCCCGAGCAGCTGCGCGAGCGGTACGACAACATGATTGCCGATTTCGACTTCGCCGATACGACGGACACGGCCGACCCTGAGAAGAACAAGGGCGCGATGCACACGGACCTTGCCCGGATCGCCAAGGGGCGGCTGGGAGCGCAGTTCTGGTCGGTCTACGTCAGTGCGGGGCTGACAGAGCAGCAGGCCGTCCAGGCTACGCTCGAGCAGATCGACGTGATGAAGCGGTTGATCGCTCGCTATCCCGATCGCCTTGAGCTCGCCACCACCGCCGACGGCGCGGCCAAGGCCATGAAGGCGGGAAGGGTGGCTTCGCTGCTGGGTATGGAAGGCGGCCATTCCATCGGATCGAGCCTGGCGGTCCTGCGTCAGATGCACGCCCTTGGCGTCCGGTACATGACGATCACGCATTCGAAGAACACGCCGTGGGCCGACAGCGCGACAGATACGCCGAAGCACGACGGGCTGACGCCCTTCGGCAAGGACGTGATCCGCGAGATGAACCGGCTCGGGATGCTGATCGACCTCAGCCACGTCAGCGAGAAGACGATGATCGACACCCTCGACCTGACGAGCGTGCCGGTCATCTTCAGCCACTCGGGCGCTCGTGCTGTCAACGGCCACGCGCGCAACGTGCCCGACAGCGTTCTTGCGCGCCTCAAGGCGAACGGGGGCATCGTGATGACTGTCGGCTTTCCCGACTTCCTCAGTGAGCGGCGGCGGCAATGGAGTGCAAACCAGGCTGCCGAAAAGGCGCGGCTCGAAGCGCTATGGCGCGGCAATCCGGTCGCGGTGGAAAGCGGAATGGCGGCCTGGAATGCCGCCAACCCGGAGGTGAAAGCGACCGTGTCGGACTGGGCCGATCACATCGATCATGTGCGCAAGGTGGCCGGGATCGATCACATCGGCATCGGCGGTGACTATGATGGCATGCCGAGCGGTCCGGTCGGCGCCGAAGACGCAGCCGGCAATCCGGCCCTATTCACGGAACTTGCGCGTCGCGGTTACACCCGCACGGAGCTCGAGAAGATTTCAGGCGGCAACATCGCCCGCGTCATGCGGGCGGCCGAAGCCTACGCCGCCGCGCACCGCGATGATCGTCCGATTGAGAATCCCAGCTTGTTCTGA
- a CDS encoding DUF2945 domain-containing protein, with the protein MAKSANSFRTGATVRWQWGGGHAEGRVAERFERRVQRTLKGSKIVRNGSEENPAYLVEQDDGSKALKLGSELEAG; encoded by the coding sequence TTGGCAAAGTCCGCCAACAGTTTCCGGACTGGCGCGACGGTGCGCTGGCAGTGGGGCGGCGGGCACGCCGAGGGCCGTGTCGCGGAGCGATTCGAAAGGCGCGTGCAACGCACACTCAAAGGCTCGAAGATCGTGCGCAACGGGAGCGAGGAGAACCCGGCGTACCTCGTTGAACAGGACGATGGCAGCAAGGCTCTCAAGCTCGGTTCCGAACTGGAAGCGGGCTAG